From Vagococcus jeotgali, one genomic window encodes:
- a CDS encoding RNA-guided endonuclease InsQ/TnpB family protein, translating into MSQAMTVKIKLNPNELEEELITLSSLTYIKTVNSLVSEMVKSKETTKKSSKDIKAPLNSSVKNQAIRDAKSVFKKVKKDNFKKVPILRKPVIIWNNQNFTICEHGIKMPFIVNGKSEKIEISAIISDYERLLLNRASKVGTLRITKKGNKYIAQIAVEIPEPINTSVKTMGVDLGIKIPAVCCTNDNEVKFIGNGRMNKYVRRQYNARRKELGKAKKINALKKSNNKEQRWMADQDHKISRDIIDFAIQKNVGIIRLEKLANIRKQTRKSRKNNRSLSNWSFYRLASYIEYKAKLVGIKVEYVNPAYTSQRCPNCGHINHAKDRKYDCSNCQYTGHRDIVGAKNIIYAPVLDGNSQVA; encoded by the coding sequence ATGAGTCAAGCTATGACCGTCAAAATAAAATTAAACCCAAATGAATTAGAAGAGGAGTTAATCACTCTTTCTTCTTTAACGTACATAAAGACTGTAAACTCGCTTGTTTCCGAAATGGTAAAGTCCAAAGAAACAACTAAAAAATCATCTAAAGATATTAAAGCACCATTAAATAGCTCTGTTAAAAATCAAGCTATTCGTGATGCTAAATCAGTCTTTAAAAAAGTAAAGAAGGACAACTTTAAAAAAGTTCCTATTTTAAGGAAACCAGTTATCATATGGAATAACCAAAATTTCACCATCTGCGAACATGGTATCAAAATGCCTTTTATCGTAAATGGAAAATCTGAAAAGATTGAAATATCAGCCATCATTTCTGATTATGAGCGTTTATTATTGAATAGAGCTAGTAAGGTTGGAACTCTTCGAATCACTAAAAAAGGTAATAAATACATTGCCCAAATTGCTGTTGAAATACCAGAACCAATTAATACGTCAGTTAAAACAATGGGTGTTGACTTAGGTATTAAAATACCAGCTGTATGCTGTACTAATGATAATGAAGTAAAGTTTATCGGCAATGGTAGAATGAATAAATATGTAAGACGTCAATACAACGCTAGAAGAAAAGAATTAGGTAAGGCTAAAAAAATAAACGCTTTAAAAAAATCAAATAACAAAGAGCAACGATGGATGGCAGACCAAGACCATAAAATTAGCCGAGATATTATTGATTTCGCTATTCAAAAAAATGTTGGAATCATTCGATTAGAAAAACTCGCTAATATCCGTAAACAGACAAGAAAAAGTCGTAAAAACAACCGCTCATTAAGTAATTGGTCATTCTATCGGTTAGCTTCTTATATTGAATATAAAGCTAAGTTAGTTGGTATTAAAGTGGAATATGTTAATCCAGCCTATACAAGTCAACGTTGTCCAAATTGTGGACACATTAATCATGCAAAAGACCGTAAATATGATTGTTCTAATTGTCAATATACTGGCCACCGTGATATTGTCGGTGCTAAAAATATCATTTATGCACCTGTACTTGATGGTAATAGTCAAGTAGCCTAA
- a CDS encoding DUF262 domain-containing protein — MKADTVHFFKFLEQKNTIFNIPVYQRNYEWSTQQCKQLIKDIEKIIESDFMITHFLGTIVYVNDTGPQLSHYYNIIDGQQRITSFMLFLRAIASVTDDQLLRDEVIEDYLKNLRHSENDHLKLKSIEKDRIAFKAIMEDQVGQGSKLYENYEFFKKHITESEYTAQQFFDALSKVQIVYIELNGNDKGENPQVIFESINSTGLSLTSSDLIRNFLLMGMDYEAQTRLYHDYWVKIESRIPTNQISTFIRFFLTFNTSNVVTEGRVYQEYKRFFEENQLDSETAIQELTLYSLYYQWLNEEQIPNGNVNAHLKHINAMKATVVYPYLMKVLKYTDDGLYSWDETQLIFETIESYLFRRSVTDKKTNVLNKVFAALSRDVSQQNESERLIHELLSKSGNQVFPRDDEFIEALSRTDLYNRRNNIAKLTLMGIESLNNKENVEYDSIQIEHILPQELSNEWKVELKNAQMIQMKYLHTLGNLTLTGYNSELSNKTFAEKKMTYKDSNISMTRDLYQDYATWDEQSIISRAKKLSALATSIWVLPHTSESKEIVSLSGEHYLDEEVNITGSKPRALSILNREFKVDSWKKVLMIFLDFAWEKDSQTFEVLKRKQSLNRLFNSSDPKSPGKLSNGLTVETNFSAESMLSIVKIIAKEYEVYDDVSYVI, encoded by the coding sequence ATGAAAGCTGATACGGTACATTTTTTTAAATTTTTAGAACAGAAGAATACAATTTTTAACATTCCTGTCTATCAACGTAACTATGAGTGGTCGACACAACAATGCAAACAATTAATCAAAGATATTGAAAAAATCATAGAGAGTGATTTTATGATTACTCATTTTTTAGGGACTATTGTATATGTAAATGATACGGGTCCACAGTTGAGTCATTATTATAATATCATTGATGGTCAGCAACGTATTACTAGTTTTATGCTCTTTTTAAGAGCAATAGCATCTGTGACGGATGATCAGTTGCTAAGAGATGAAGTGATAGAAGACTATTTAAAAAACTTGAGACACTCAGAAAATGATCACCTAAAGCTAAAGTCAATTGAAAAAGATCGGATTGCGTTTAAAGCAATTATGGAAGATCAAGTAGGTCAAGGGTCTAAGCTGTATGAAAATTATGAGTTCTTCAAAAAACATATTACAGAGTCAGAGTACACTGCTCAGCAATTCTTTGATGCGTTAAGCAAAGTTCAAATTGTCTATATCGAATTAAATGGTAATGATAAAGGCGAAAATCCACAAGTTATTTTTGAAAGTATCAATTCAACAGGGCTATCATTGACCTCATCGGATTTGATTCGTAATTTTTTATTGATGGGTATGGATTACGAAGCTCAGACAAGATTGTATCATGATTATTGGGTTAAGATTGAGTCAAGAATTCCAACCAACCAAATTTCTACTTTTATTCGCTTCTTTTTGACCTTTAATACATCAAATGTTGTCACAGAGGGGCGAGTGTACCAAGAATATAAGCGTTTTTTTGAGGAGAATCAATTAGATTCTGAGACAGCCATACAAGAGTTAACTCTATACTCGTTATACTATCAATGGTTGAATGAAGAACAAATTCCAAATGGTAACGTTAATGCGCATTTAAAACATATTAATGCGATGAAAGCGACAGTTGTCTATCCTTATTTAATGAAAGTTTTAAAATATACAGATGATGGTCTTTATAGTTGGGATGAGACACAATTAATCTTTGAAACCATTGAGTCTTATTTGTTTAGACGGTCTGTTACTGATAAAAAAACGAATGTACTAAACAAAGTTTTTGCAGCTTTATCACGAGACGTTTCACAGCAAAATGAATCAGAACGCTTAATTCATGAACTTCTAAGTAAATCTGGAAATCAGGTGTTTCCAAGAGATGATGAATTTATAGAAGCTCTGTCACGTACTGATTTGTATAATCGCCGCAATAACATAGCTAAATTAACTTTAATGGGTATAGAATCTCTAAACAACAAAGAAAATGTCGAGTATGACTCTATCCAAATTGAACATATTTTACCTCAAGAATTAAGCAATGAATGGAAAGTAGAGTTAAAAAATGCTCAAATGATTCAAATGAAATACTTACATACACTAGGTAACTTGACTTTAACAGGATATAATTCAGAACTTTCAAACAAAACGTTTGCTGAGAAGAAAATGACGTATAAAGACTCTAATATTTCAATGACTCGAGACCTATATCAAGATTATGCGACATGGGATGAACAATCTATCATTTCTCGTGCTAAAAAATTAAGTGCATTAGCAACATCTATATGGGTTTTACCCCATACAAGTGAATCAAAAGAGATTGTTTCTTTATCTGGAGAGCACTACTTAGATGAGGAAGTCAACATAACAGGCAGTAAACCGAGAGCGCTATCTATTTTAAATCGAGAGTTTAAAGTGGATAGTTGGAAAAAAGTATTGATGATTTTCCTAGATTTTGCTTGGGAGAAGGACAGTCAGACTTTTGAGGTTCTAAAAAGGAAACAATCCTTAAATCGCTTATTTAATTCATCAGATCCTAAAAGTCCAGGGAAATTATCAAATGGTTTGACAGTAGAGACTAATTTTAGTGCCGAAAGCATGCTGTCTATTGTAAAGATTATCGCAAAAGAGTATGAAGTTTATGATGACGTGAGTTATGTGATTTAG
- the msrA gene encoding peptide-methionine (S)-S-oxide reductase MsrA, translating to MATTNEKAIFAGGCFWCMVKPFDEHPGVVSVTSGYTGGHVENPTYEQVKTGMTGHTEAVEIVYDPSILSYKDLVDIYWQQTDPTDAFGQFADRGDSYRPVIFYSNEEQKEIAEESKRLLNESGRFQDPVVTTIEAAEVFYPAEEYHQDFYKKNNSHYTSYHQGSGRAGFIEENWD from the coding sequence ATGGCAACAACGAATGAAAAAGCGATATTTGCAGGTGGGTGTTTTTGGTGTATGGTGAAGCCTTTTGATGAGCATCCTGGTGTTGTTTCTGTCACATCAGGTTACACGGGAGGTCACGTTGAAAATCCAACTTATGAACAAGTCAAAACTGGGATGACTGGTCACACGGAAGCCGTGGAGATTGTCTATGACCCAAGTATTTTATCTTACAAAGATTTAGTAGATATTTACTGGCAACAAACAGACCCAACGGATGCTTTTGGTCAATTTGCAGATAGGGGAGACTCATATCGTCCAGTGATTTTCTACTCAAATGAGGAGCAAAAAGAAATAGCTGAGGAATCAAAACGATTACTTAATGAAAGTGGTAGATTTCAAGATCCAGTGGTGACGACGATTGAAGCAGCTGAAGTCTTTTATCCGGCTGAGGAGTATCACCAAGACTTTTATAAAAAGAATAACTCACATTATACCTCGTATCATCAAGGGTCAGGCCGAGCTGGTTTTATTGAAGAAAATTGGGATTAG
- a CDS encoding PTS mannitol transporter subunit IICBA, translated as MNNEMGEKKNLKVKVQRFGSHLSGMVMPNIGAFIAWGVITALFIDTGWLPNEQLATLVSPMLTYLLPLLIGYTGGNMVHGQRGAVVGAIATMGVIVGSDVPMFIGAMIMGPLGGWCIKKFDESFQSKIKTGFEMLVNNFSSGLIGFALAIVGFFGIGPIVTGLTHMMAQGVETIISMHLLPLANILIEPAKILFLNNAINHGILTPLGAEQVASTGKSILFLLEANPGPGLGVLLAFTFFGKGSAKSSAPGAIIIQFLGGIHEIYFPYVMMKPALLLAVIAGGVSGTFTFQLLGAGLQAAASPGSIFAILAMTPKGTYLANILGIVVGAVVSFLIAAIILKADKSSDENTFSESQKAMKAEKAQSKGQIVTKTKGNISNIDDSITNIIFACDAGMGSSAMGASVLRNKVKKAGLSLPVTNSAINNLVDSHDTLVVTQEELYERARNKAPNATFITVSNFMDSPRYDEIVDTLLGKDNENDSKSNVILDNQQTKISSIGDEKSIVFAYEDNEGSANMGATMLKKLIKDEGLSCLVDVLPITVAVNKDEGLLIVNEDNKKLVETYKGNILLVDNFVTTEKYDYIIQELKK; from the coding sequence ATGAATAATGAGATGGGTGAAAAGAAAAATCTAAAGGTAAAGGTTCAGCGTTTTGGTAGTCATTTATCTGGAATGGTAATGCCAAATATTGGAGCATTTATTGCCTGGGGAGTTATTACAGCACTCTTTATAGATACTGGATGGCTGCCAAATGAACAGCTAGCAACATTAGTATCGCCGATGTTAACATACTTATTACCATTGTTAATAGGGTATACAGGAGGTAATATGGTTCATGGTCAACGTGGAGCAGTCGTTGGAGCAATTGCTACCATGGGGGTTATTGTTGGTTCAGATGTACCAATGTTTATCGGAGCTATGATTATGGGACCATTAGGTGGCTGGTGTATCAAAAAATTTGATGAAAGCTTCCAATCTAAAATAAAAACAGGATTTGAAATGTTAGTAAATAATTTCTCATCTGGGTTAATTGGCTTTGCATTGGCAATAGTAGGTTTTTTTGGAATCGGTCCAATTGTAACAGGCTTAACACATATGATGGCCCAAGGAGTAGAGACCATTATTTCAATGCATTTATTACCATTAGCTAATATCTTAATTGAACCTGCAAAAATATTATTTTTAAATAATGCTATAAATCATGGGATATTAACACCTCTAGGAGCAGAACAGGTAGCTTCTACTGGGAAATCAATTCTATTTTTACTAGAAGCTAATCCAGGTCCTGGTTTAGGTGTGCTTCTAGCATTTACGTTTTTTGGTAAAGGATCGGCTAAATCATCAGCTCCTGGAGCAATAATTATTCAATTTTTAGGGGGAATCCATGAGATTTATTTCCCTTATGTCATGATGAAACCTGCATTGTTATTAGCAGTTATTGCTGGTGGAGTTTCAGGAACATTTACATTCCAATTGTTAGGAGCAGGTTTACAGGCAGCAGCTTCTCCAGGTTCTATATTTGCTATTTTAGCTATGACACCAAAAGGAACATACTTAGCAAACATTTTAGGAATTGTAGTTGGGGCAGTTGTATCCTTCTTGATTGCTGCAATAATATTGAAAGCTGATAAAAGTAGTGATGAGAATACATTTTCTGAAAGTCAAAAAGCTATGAAAGCTGAAAAAGCTCAAAGTAAAGGACAAATAGTAACAAAAACTAAAGGAAATATCTCAAATATTGATGATTCTATTACGAATATTATATTTGCTTGTGATGCCGGTATGGGCTCAAGTGCAATGGGAGCATCAGTTTTAAGAAATAAAGTTAAAAAGGCTGGTTTATCATTACCAGTTACAAATTCTGCCATTAATAATCTAGTAGATAGTCATGACACTTTAGTTGTAACACAAGAAGAATTATATGAAAGAGCAAGAAACAAAGCACCAAATGCAACTTTTATCACAGTATCTAATTTTATGGATTCTCCTAGGTATGATGAAATTGTTGATACTTTGTTGGGGAAAGATAATGAAAATGATTCAAAGTCTAATGTTATTTTGGACAATCAACAAACAAAAATAAGTAGTATTGGTGATGAGAAAAGTATAGTATTTGCGTATGAAGATAATGAAGGATCTGCGAATATGGGAGCAACCATGTTAAAGAAATTAATTAAAGATGAAGGTTTATCATGCTTAGTGGATGTGTTACCTATTACAGTTGCAGTAAATAAGGATGAAGGTTTATTGATTGTAAATGAAGATAACAAAAAATTAGTTGAAACGTATAAAGGGAATATTTTATTGGTAGATAACTTTGTAACAACAGAAAAATATGACTATATAATACAAGAATTAAAAAAATAG
- a CDS encoding 5-oxoproline transporter, DUF969 family subunit: MDSNVLSLIGLLIVIVGFALKLDSILIVVVAMIATALASGMGFTAMLDILGSSFVANRGMAIFIIIMLVTGTLERNGLKESSVRMIQKVKKVNASGIVSIYGVFRTVFAAFNVSFGGVAGFVSPIVYPMMDGTTESQGFEKNDTYSEELKGMAAAMENITWFFGQNLFIGGAGALLVQSTLASLGYDVTLVRLMIVEIPIALIALVAACVYFHFKNKRLIKQYFQQEKEVK; the protein is encoded by the coding sequence ATGGATTCAAATGTACTTAGTCTAATTGGTCTATTAATCGTTATTGTCGGTTTTGCTCTTAAATTAGACTCCATTTTAATCGTTGTTGTGGCTATGATTGCAACAGCATTAGCTAGTGGCATGGGTTTTACGGCAATGTTAGATATATTAGGTTCTAGTTTTGTCGCTAACAGAGGGATGGCGATTTTCATTATCATCATGTTAGTGACTGGAACACTAGAGCGAAATGGTTTAAAAGAATCATCTGTTCGTATGATTCAAAAAGTCAAAAAAGTGAATGCTAGTGGGATTGTTTCTATTTATGGTGTCTTTAGAACGGTTTTTGCAGCATTTAACGTGAGTTTTGGTGGGGTAGCTGGGTTTGTTAGTCCGATTGTTTATCCAATGATGGACGGGACAACCGAATCACAAGGTTTTGAAAAAAACGATACTTATTCAGAAGAATTAAAAGGGATGGCTGCTGCCATGGAAAACATCACATGGTTCTTTGGTCAAAACTTATTTATCGGAGGGGCCGGCGCTTTACTGGTTCAATCTACTTTAGCTAGTTTAGGGTATGACGTGACTCTTGTCAGACTGATGATCGTTGAAATTCCAATTGCCTTGATTGCTCTTGTGGCAGCTTGTGTATACTTCCACTTTAAAAATAAACGACTAATCAAGCAATATTTCCAACAAGAAAAGGAAGTGAAATAA
- a CDS encoding DUF979 domain-containing protein, with amino-acid sequence MNFFLNNDILLGDKLLEIIYMVMGLVAIGTGIYNFADKSNKNSLGSGVFWTTMGLVIGFGRWIPSMITGIIILVMTLPAILGRVTKGKSHTATKEYMKKAADNIGLKIFIPALSIGGVAIIVALTTKLGALVGVGIGVVLSIIILMILSKDNKPKVFFYDAVDMLGTIGPLSMLPMLLASLGAVFTAAGVGEVISSGVSRVIPAGNLTLGIIIYAIGMVLFTMIMGNAFAAITVMTVGIGGPFVLAYGADPALVGMVALTCGFSGTLMTPMAANFNVVPVAILDMKDKYGVIKNQMVIALFMLVVQVIYMIIFS; translated from the coding sequence ATGAATTTTTTTCTAAATAATGATATTTTACTAGGAGATAAACTTTTAGAAATAATCTATATGGTCATGGGGCTTGTTGCCATTGGAACAGGGATTTATAACTTTGCAGATAAAAGCAATAAAAATTCTCTAGGATCAGGAGTTTTTTGGACAACGATGGGGCTTGTCATTGGGTTTGGTAGATGGATTCCAAGTATGATAACTGGCATCATCATTTTAGTCATGACCTTACCTGCCATATTAGGTCGCGTGACAAAAGGAAAGAGTCATACTGCAACCAAAGAATACATGAAAAAAGCAGCAGATAATATTGGACTAAAAATATTTATCCCAGCACTTTCGATTGGTGGTGTGGCGATTATCGTGGCGCTCACAACGAAACTAGGTGCTTTAGTTGGGGTAGGGATTGGTGTTGTCTTATCCATTATTATCTTAATGATTTTATCCAAAGACAACAAGCCAAAAGTGTTCTTTTATGATGCTGTGGATATGCTTGGAACCATTGGACCTTTATCTATGTTACCTATGTTACTAGCCTCTCTAGGTGCCGTGTTTACTGCAGCCGGTGTCGGTGAGGTGATTTCAAGTGGTGTGAGCCGTGTTATACCTGCTGGAAACTTGACACTTGGAATCATCATTTATGCCATTGGTATGGTCTTGTTTACCATGATTATGGGTAACGCTTTTGCAGCCATTACAGTAATGACAGTTGGAATTGGTGGACCTTTTGTTTTAGCTTACGGAGCAGATCCAGCCTTGGTGGGAATGGTTGCTCTAACTTGCGGATTTTCTGGGACATTAATGACACCAATGGCAGCTAACTTTAACGTGGTTCCTGTGGCTATTTTAGATATGAAAGATAAATACGGTGTCATTAAAAACCAAATGGTCATCGCCTTATTTATGTTAGTTGTTCAAGTTATTTACATGATTATATTTAGTTAA
- a CDS encoding Eco57I restriction-modification methylase domain-containing protein: protein MKFDVVVGNPPYQESRQDTRDEAIYNYFYDLSKEISNQYCLISPARFLFNAGSTDKNWNKKMLNDPHLKVVYYNQKSSEVFANTDIKGGITVIYRNDQKDFGEIGTFTSFENLNSIVKKVEMKSDQTIDAIISGQGVYKFTNKMHHDYPEVRNILSKSHPNDVGTGVLGTLDNIIFFQSKPNDEFDYIQILGRYKNERVCHWVRKDYINEPIGFDKYKVILPKANGSGAIGEVLSTPLIGEPLIGFTQTFISIGAFDSYSEANKVLKYIKSKFARTMLGVLKITQDNPKDKWAKVPMQDFTDNSDIDWSQSIPDIDQQLYKKYGLEPDEIEFIESKVKSMD from the coding sequence ATGAAATTTGATGTAGTAGTGGGAAATCCCCCTTATCAGGAATCGAGACAAGATACTCGTGATGAGGCAATCTATAACTATTTTTACGATTTATCTAAAGAAATATCTAATCAGTATTGTTTGATTTCACCAGCTAGATTTCTTTTTAATGCAGGTAGTACAGATAAAAATTGGAATAAAAAAATGTTAAATGATCCTCACTTAAAAGTAGTATATTACAATCAAAAATCCAGTGAAGTATTTGCTAATACTGACATTAAGGGTGGTATTACGGTAATTTATAGAAATGACCAAAAAGATTTTGGAGAAATTGGAACATTTACTAGTTTTGAAAATCTTAACTCTATTGTTAAAAAAGTTGAGATGAAATCCGATCAAACAATTGATGCAATTATATCTGGACAGGGAGTTTATAAATTTACTAACAAGATGCATCATGATTACCCTGAGGTTCGAAATATCTTATCTAAAAGTCATCCTAACGATGTGGGGACAGGTGTTTTGGGTACACTTGATAATATTATATTTTTCCAATCAAAACCAAACGACGAATTTGATTATATTCAAATTTTAGGACGCTATAAAAATGAGCGTGTATGTCATTGGGTAAGAAAAGATTATATAAATGAACCAATAGGATTTGATAAATACAAAGTTATTTTACCAAAAGCCAATGGATCAGGAGCAATCGGAGAGGTTTTGAGTACACCACTGATTGGAGAACCACTGATTGGTTTTACACAAACTTTTATTTCAATAGGTGCTTTTGATAGTTATAGTGAAGCAAATAAAGTTTTAAAATATATAAAATCTAAATTTGCTAGAACTATGCTTGGTGTTTTGAAAATAACACAAGACAATCCAAAAGACAAATGGGCTAAAGTTCCAATGCAAGACTTCACAGATAATTCTGACATAGATTGGTCTCAGTCTATTCCTGATATTGACCAACAGTTGTACAAAAAATATGGGTTAGAACCAGACGAGATTGAATTTATTGAATCAAAAGTAAAATCTATGGATTAA
- the pcp gene encoding pyroglutamyl-peptidase I: MKVLITGFDPFGGESVNPAYEAVKLLPDTIAGAQIIKIEVPTVFGESSIKVQEAIATHNPNIVICVGQAGGRPSISVEAVAINLIEARIPDNKGNQPLGTPVQEDGPAAYFSTLPIKAMVKQVHDNNLPAFISYSAGTFVCNEIMYNLLYHLAHKHPDIKGGFIHVPFETGQVIKQSATTASMSLDTIAKSLEHAIEAAVTTEDDITLNVGTTH; the protein is encoded by the coding sequence ATGAAAGTATTAATAACAGGATTTGATCCATTCGGCGGGGAATCAGTTAACCCAGCTTATGAAGCAGTAAAATTATTACCTGATACTATTGCAGGAGCCCAGATTATTAAAATCGAAGTGCCTACTGTCTTTGGAGAAAGTAGTATCAAAGTGCAAGAAGCCATCGCAACACACAATCCAAATATCGTGATTTGCGTGGGACAAGCTGGAGGTCGCCCGTCAATCTCAGTTGAAGCTGTAGCTATTAATTTAATTGAAGCAAGAATTCCAGATAATAAAGGCAACCAACCACTAGGTACACCCGTCCAAGAAGATGGTCCTGCTGCTTACTTTAGCACATTACCAATTAAAGCTATGGTAAAACAGGTTCATGACAACAACTTACCAGCTTTTATTTCTTACTCAGCTGGCACTTTTGTTTGTAATGAAATCATGTATAACTTACTGTATCACTTGGCACACAAACACCCAGACATTAAAGGTGGATTCATCCACGTGCCATTTGAAACTGGACAAGTTATCAAACAATCTGCCACTACAGCATCTATGTCACTAGACACAATAGCTAAATCTTTAGAACACGCTATTGAAGCTGCTGTCACAACAGAAGATGATATTACATTAAACGTTGGGACCACTCATTAA
- the tnpA gene encoding IS200/IS605 family transposase, with protein sequence MEEYRRTKTTVSLINYHFVFCPRYRRKIFLNQHLDVRFKELVGQIAEKYDFNIVALETDKDHCHLFINALPTYSPADIMAKIKGGTSRQLRDEFSELKAMPSLWTRSYFVSTAGNVSSQTIKRYVENQRKG encoded by the coding sequence ATGGAAGAATACAGAAGAACTAAAACAACTGTGAGTTTAATCAACTATCATTTTGTGTTTTGCCCCAGATACAGACGTAAAATATTTTTAAATCAACATTTAGATGTTAGATTTAAAGAATTGGTAGGTCAGATTGCTGAAAAATATGATTTCAATATAGTGGCGTTAGAGACTGATAAAGACCACTGTCATCTTTTCATAAATGCACTACCTACTTATAGCCCTGCTGATATAATGGCGAAAATTAAAGGAGGGACATCAAGGCAACTACGTGATGAATTTTCAGAACTAAAGGCAATGCCTAGTTTATGGACACGTAGTTATTTCGTATCAACAGCTGGGAATGTATCTAGTCAAACAATTAAGCGATACGTTGAAAATCAAAGAAAGGGGTGA